From one Bacteroides fragilis NCTC 9343 genomic stretch:
- a CDS encoding Nramp family divalent metal transporter, producing the protein MKNIFKDLKSKDHKRYLGGLDVFRYIGPGLLVTVGFIDPGNWASNFAAGSEFGYSLLWVVTLSTIMLIILQHNVAHLGIVTGLCLSEAATQYTPKWVSRPILGTAVLASISTSLAEILGGAIALEMLLDIPIVWGAVLTTVFVSIMLFTNSYKKIERSIIAFVSVIGLSFIYELFLVDIDWPMAVEGWVTPAIPKGSMLIIMSVLGAVVMPHNLFLHSEVIQSHEYNKQDTASIKKVLKYELFDTLFSMIIGWAINSAMILLAAATFFKSGIQVEELQQAKSLLEPLLGSNAAIVFALALLMAGISSTITSGMAAGSIFAGIFGESYHIKDSHSQVGVILSLGIALLLIFFIGDPFKGLIISQMVLSIQLPFTVFLQVGLTSSRKVMGDYVNSKWSTFVLYTIAVIVTVLNIMLLFS; encoded by the coding sequence ATGAAAAATATTTTTAAAGATTTAAAAAGTAAAGACCACAAACGCTATCTGGGAGGTTTGGACGTCTTCAGATATATTGGTCCCGGTTTATTGGTTACTGTAGGTTTTATTGATCCGGGCAATTGGGCTTCTAATTTTGCGGCAGGTTCAGAATTTGGTTACTCACTGTTATGGGTGGTTACGCTGTCCACCATCATGCTGATCATATTGCAACACAATGTTGCTCACTTGGGAATCGTGACAGGGCTTTGCCTTTCGGAGGCGGCAACGCAGTATACGCCCAAGTGGGTATCGCGTCCCATACTGGGGACGGCCGTACTTGCTTCCATCTCTACATCACTGGCCGAGATTCTGGGAGGGGCCATAGCACTGGAAATGTTGCTTGACATTCCTATTGTCTGGGGGGCCGTTTTGACTACCGTTTTTGTTTCCATCATGCTTTTTACAAATTCATATAAGAAAATAGAGCGCTCCATCATTGCTTTTGTGTCGGTGATCGGCTTGTCGTTCATCTATGAACTCTTTTTGGTGGATATTGACTGGCCTATGGCAGTAGAAGGGTGGGTGACGCCGGCTATACCTAAGGGGAGCATGCTCATTATTATGAGTGTGCTGGGTGCTGTGGTGATGCCTCACAATCTTTTCCTGCATTCGGAGGTGATTCAGAGCCACGAATACAATAAGCAGGATACAGCGTCCATAAAAAAAGTGTTGAAGTACGAATTGTTTGATACGCTCTTTTCAATGATTATAGGATGGGCCATCAACAGTGCCATGATTCTGTTGGCAGCCGCTACCTTCTTTAAAAGTGGCATTCAGGTTGAAGAGCTGCAGCAGGCGAAATCATTGCTCGAACCCCTGTTGGGAAGTAATGCGGCTATTGTTTTTGCTTTAGCCCTGCTTATGGCGGGTATCTCGTCTACGATTACCAGCGGGATGGCGGCCGGATCTATTTTCGCCGGTATCTTTGGCGAATCATACCACATTAAGGATAGCCACTCTCAGGTAGGGGTTATCCTGTCGTTAGGCATTGCGTTGCTGCTGATTTTTTTTATCGGCGATCCGTTTAAGGGTCTGATCATCTCTCAGATGGTGCTGAGTATCCAGTTGCCGTTTACGGTTTTTTTGCAGGTCGGTCTGACCTCTTCGCGTAAGGTGATGGGCGATTATGTCAATAGTAAATGGAGCACATTTGTGCTTTATACCATTGCCGTGATAGTGACAGTGTTGAATATAATGTTGTTGTTCTCGTAA
- a CDS encoding TIGR03905 family TSCPD domain-containing protein, protein MKYVYKTQGTCSTNIELEVENNIVKEVAFWGGCNGNLQGISRLVTGMPVSDVITKLEGIRCGARSTSCPDQLCRALHEMGF, encoded by the coding sequence ATGAAATACGTTTATAAAACCCAGGGTACTTGCAGCACAAACATCGAATTGGAGGTGGAGAATAATATTGTGAAGGAAGTAGCTTTTTGGGGTGGATGTAACGGTAATCTGCAAGGAATTTCACGTCTGGTGACCGGAATGCCTGTGTCAGATGTCATTACGAAGCTTGAAGGGATCCGGTGTGGGGCTCGCTCTACTTCATGTCCCGACCAACTATGCCGTGCTTTGCACGAGATGGGTTTCTAA
- a CDS encoding YebC/PmpR family DNA-binding transcriptional regulator, with translation MGRAFEYRKATKLKRWGNMARTFTRIGKQIAIAVKAGGPDPENNPHLRAVVATAKRENMPKDNVERAIKNAMGKDQKDYKEMNYEGYGPFGIAVFVETATDNTTRTVANVRSVFNKFGGTLGTSGSLDFMFSWKSMFTITKKEGVDMDDLILELIDYGVEEEYDEDEDEITLYGDPKSFAQIQKYLEENGFEVKGAEFTRIPNDEKDLTPEQRATIDKMVERLEEDEDVQNVYTNMKPADNEGEE, from the coding sequence ATGGGAAGAGCGTTCGAATATAGAAAAGCTACCAAGCTGAAAAGATGGGGCAACATGGCCCGTACATTTACGAGAATCGGTAAACAAATTGCTATCGCTGTAAAAGCCGGCGGTCCTGATCCCGAAAACAACCCGCATCTGCGTGCAGTTGTCGCTACTGCAAAACGTGAGAACATGCCGAAGGATAACGTGGAACGCGCTATCAAGAATGCCATGGGTAAAGACCAGAAGGACTATAAGGAAATGAATTATGAAGGTTATGGTCCTTTCGGTATTGCGGTATTTGTAGAAACGGCTACAGATAACACAACCCGTACTGTTGCCAATGTTCGTAGCGTTTTCAATAAGTTTGGCGGAACACTGGGTACTTCAGGCAGTCTTGATTTTATGTTCAGCTGGAAGTCAATGTTCACCATTACAAAGAAAGAAGGCGTGGATATGGACGATCTGATTCTGGAACTGATCGATTACGGGGTAGAGGAAGAGTATGATGAAGACGAAGATGAAATCACGCTTTACGGTGATCCGAAGTCGTTTGCCCAGATTCAGAAATATCTTGAAGAGAATGGCTTCGAGGTGAAAGGTGCTGAGTTTACCCGTATTCCGAATGACGAAAAAGATCTGACACCGGAACAACGTGCCACCATTGATAAGATGGTAGAACGCCTGGAAGAAGACGAGGATGTACAGAATGTGTACACTAACATGAAGCCTGCAGATAACGAAGGCGAAGAGTAA
- the pheT gene encoding phenylalanine--tRNA ligase subunit beta, whose amino-acid sequence MNISYNWLKEYVNFDLTPDEVAAALTSIGLETGGVEEVQTIKGGLEGLVIGEVLTCVEHPNSDHLHITTVNLGNGEPTQIVCGAPNVAAGQKVVVATLGTKLYDGDECFTIKKSKIRGVESIGMICAEDEIGIGTSHDGIIVLPEDAVPGTLAKDYYNVKSDYVLEVDITPNRADACSHYGVARDLYAYLVQNGKQAALTRPSVDAFAVENHDLDIKVTVENSEACPRYAGVTVKGVTVKESPEWLQNKLRIIGLRPINNVVDITNYIVHAFGQPLHCFDANKIKGGEVIVKTMPEGTTFVTLDGVERKLNERDLMICNKEDAMCIAGVFGGLDSGSTEATTDVFLESAYFHPTWVRKTARRHGLNTDASFRFERGIDPNITIYCLKLAAMMVKELAGGTISSEIKDVCAAPAQDFIVELTYEKVHSLIGKVIPVETIKSIVTSLEMKIMDETAEGLTLAVPPYRVDVQRDCDVIEDILRIYGYNNVEIPSTLKSSLTTKGDCDKSNKLQNLVAEQLVGCGFNEILNNSLTRAAYYDGLESYPSKNLVMLLNPLSADLNCMRQTLLFGGLESIAHNANRKNADLKFFEFGNCYHFDAEKKNPEKVLAPYSEDYHLGLWVTGKMVSNSWAHADENTSVYELKAYVENIFKRLGLDLHSLVVGNLSDDIYSTALTVNTKGGKRLATFGVVTKKMLKAFDVDNEVYYADLNWKELMKAIRSVKVSYKEISKFPAVKRDLALLLDKKVQFAEIEKIAYETEKKLLKEVSLFDVYEGKNLEAGKKSYAVSFLLQDESQTLNDKMIDKIMSKLVKNLEDKLGAKLR is encoded by the coding sequence ATGAATATCTCTTATAATTGGCTGAAAGAGTATGTCAATTTCGATCTGACGCCCGATGAAGTGGCGGCTGCGCTGACTTCTATCGGACTGGAAACAGGTGGAGTAGAAGAAGTTCAAACGATTAAAGGCGGGTTGGAAGGTCTCGTGATTGGCGAGGTGCTGACTTGCGTGGAACATCCCAATTCAGACCATTTACACATCACAACCGTAAATTTGGGTAACGGCGAACCTACTCAGATTGTGTGCGGAGCTCCAAACGTAGCTGCCGGACAGAAAGTCGTTGTTGCCACTTTGGGCACGAAGCTCTATGATGGTGACGAATGTTTTACTATTAAGAAATCAAAGATTCGCGGCGTGGAGTCGATCGGTATGATATGTGCTGAAGATGAAATCGGGATCGGGACTTCACATGACGGTATCATCGTATTGCCGGAAGATGCCGTTCCGGGTACTCTTGCGAAAGATTATTATAATGTAAAGAGCGACTATGTACTTGAAGTAGATATTACTCCGAACCGTGCTGACGCTTGTTCACACTATGGGGTGGCACGCGACTTGTATGCTTATCTGGTACAGAATGGCAAACAGGCTGCACTGACCAGACCGTCTGTCGATGCTTTTGCTGTCGAAAATCATGATCTGGACATCAAGGTAACTGTAGAAAACAGTGAGGCATGTCCACGTTATGCAGGTGTTACTGTGAAAGGGGTTACTGTTAAAGAGAGTCCGGAATGGTTGCAAAATAAGCTTCGCATCATCGGTTTGCGTCCTATTAATAATGTAGTGGATATCACAAATTACATTGTGCATGCTTTCGGGCAACCGCTTCATTGCTTTGACGCAAACAAAATAAAAGGGGGCGAGGTGATTGTGAAAACAATGCCGGAAGGCACAACGTTTGTCACGCTGGATGGCGTTGAACGTAAGTTGAATGAACGCGATCTGATGATCTGTAACAAAGAAGACGCTATGTGTATTGCCGGTGTTTTCGGAGGTCTTGATTCCGGTTCTACAGAGGCCACAACGGATGTGTTTCTCGAAAGTGCATATTTCCATCCGACATGGGTGCGTAAGACGGCCCGTCGTCATGGCTTGAATACAGATGCTTCTTTCCGTTTTGAGAGAGGTATTGATCCTAATATCACGATCTACTGCCTGAAATTGGCGGCTATGATGGTAAAGGAACTTGCCGGAGGTACCATTTCTTCGGAGATTAAAGATGTCTGTGCTGCTCCTGCACAGGATTTTATTGTCGAGTTGACTTACGAGAAGGTACACAGCCTGATTGGTAAAGTGATTCCGGTAGAGACGATAAAGAGCATTGTTACCAGTCTTGAAATGAAAATTATGGACGAGACGGCCGAAGGGCTGACATTGGCCGTACCTCCATACCGTGTGGATGTACAGCGTGACTGCGACGTGATTGAAGATATCCTGCGTATTTACGGATATAATAATGTGGAAATTCCATCGACACTGAAGTCGAGCCTGACTACAAAAGGAGATTGTGACAAGTCGAATAAGTTGCAGAACCTGGTGGCTGAACAGTTGGTAGGTTGTGGTTTCAACGAGATTCTGAATAACTCTTTAACTCGTGCCGCTTATTACGATGGTTTGGAAAGCTATCCTTCCAAGAATCTGGTTATGTTGCTGAATCCGCTAAGTGCAGATTTGAATTGTATGCGACAGACACTGTTGTTCGGTGGATTGGAAAGCATTGCCCATAATGCTAACCGTAAGAACGCGGATTTGAAATTCTTTGAATTCGGTAACTGTTATCACTTTGACGCGGAGAAGAAGAATCCTGAAAAGGTTTTGGCTCCTTACTCAGAGGATTATCATTTGGGACTGTGGGTGACCGGTAAAATGGTATCAAATTCATGGGCACACGCAGATGAAAACACTTCTGTCTACGAATTGAAGGCTTATGTGGAGAATATTTTCAAACGTTTAGGATTGGATTTGCACTCTCTGGTAGTGGGCAACCTGAGTGATGATATTTATTCTACGGCCTTGACGGTAAATACTAAAGGTGGCAAGAGACTGGCTACATTCGGTGTCGTTACCAAGAAGATGCTGAAAGCTTTTGATGTTGATAATGAAGTCTATTACGCTGACTTAAACTGGAAAGAGCTGATGAAAGCGATTCGTTCAGTAAAAGTAAGCTATAAAGAGATTTCTAAGTTCCCGGCTGTGAAACGTGACTTGGCTCTGTTGTTGGATAAGAAGGTACAGTTTGCCGAGATTGAAAAGATCGCTTATGAAACAGAGAAGAAACTCTTGAAAGAGGTTTCTTTGTTTGATGTTTACGAAGGCAAGAATCTTGAAGCCGGAAAGAAATCTTATGCTGTCAGCTTCTTGCTTCAGGATGAAAGCCAGACTCTAAACGATAAGATGATTGATAAGATCATGTCGAAACTGGTGAAGAACCTGGAAGACAAACTGGGAGCCAAACTCAGATAA
- a CDS encoding MraY family glycosyltransferase, whose product MYYLIILVLLFLAEFFYFRIADKCNIIDKPNERSSHTRITLRGGGIIFYLGALAYFLTNQFEYPWFMLALTLITFISFVDDIRSTSQGLRLVFHFTAMALMFYQWGLFSLPWWTILIALIVCTGIINAYNFMDGINGITGGYSWVVLLALAFINVQIVRFVEEDLIYTMLCAVLVFNFFNFRKKAKCFAGDVGSVSIAFVILFLIGKLIIRTENFSWIVLLVVYGVDSVLTIIHRLMLHENIGLPHRKHLYQLMANELEIPHVVVSLIYMTSQAIIIVGYLLTPGWGYCYLLGTIVILSMVYILFMKKYFHLHPAMK is encoded by the coding sequence ATGTATTATCTGATAATCTTAGTTCTGCTATTCCTGGCAGAATTTTTTTATTTCCGTATTGCTGATAAATGCAATATCATCGATAAACCGAACGAACGGAGTTCGCATACCCGGATCACGCTACGGGGTGGAGGTATTATTTTTTACTTGGGTGCATTGGCTTATTTTCTGACAAATCAGTTTGAGTATCCTTGGTTTATGCTGGCTCTGACTTTGATAACCTTTATTAGTTTTGTGGACGACATTCGCTCTACCTCTCAGGGATTGCGTTTAGTTTTTCATTTTACTGCAATGGCCTTGATGTTTTATCAATGGGGATTATTCAGTTTGCCTTGGTGGACTATCCTTATTGCCTTGATTGTATGTACAGGCATTATCAATGCTTATAACTTTATGGATGGGATTAATGGCATTACGGGAGGGTATTCTTGGGTTGTATTACTTGCTTTAGCTTTTATCAATGTGCAAATTGTCCGTTTTGTGGAGGAGGATCTGATATACACTATGCTTTGTGCTGTGTTGGTATTTAATTTTTTCAATTTTCGCAAGAAGGCCAAATGCTTTGCCGGGGATGTGGGATCGGTCAGTATTGCCTTTGTGATTCTTTTCCTGATAGGTAAACTAATAATTCGAACAGAGAATTTCAGTTGGATTGTTTTGCTTGTGGTTTATGGGGTAGATAGTGTGCTGACTATTATCCATCGGCTTATGCTACATGAAAATATTGGTTTGCCACATCGGAAACACTTATATCAGTTGATGGCAAATGAACTGGAGATCCCGCATGTGGTGGTTTCACTGATTTACATGACATCACAAGCCATAATTATTGTTGGTTATCTGTTAACTCCCGGTTGGGGCTATTGTTATTTATTGGGCACAATTGTTATATTAAGTATGGTGTATATCTTATTTATGAAGAAATATTTCCATTTGCATCCGGCTATGAAATGA
- a CDS encoding NAD-dependent epimerase/dehydratase family protein produces the protein MKLLFTGASGFLGSNLYSLLKDKYQIRTVGLTSRDNYTINLVSDVPKLNIKYDVVLHAAGKAHSIPKTEEEKQLFFDVNLQGTKNLCTALENSGIPKAFIFISTVAVYGCDSGENITEEHSLNGTTPYALSKIKAEKYLEGWCAMHNVKLSILRPSLIAGPNPPGNLGAMIRGIRNGKYLSIAGGKARKSVLMVQDIANLLPMLIEKGGIYNVCDSYQPSFRELEMVICKQLNKKRPISIPYWLAKSMAVIGDCLGEKAPINSLKLRKITSSLTFSNEKAVRELKWKPMNVLETFLIE, from the coding sequence ATGAAATTACTTTTTACTGGTGCTTCTGGCTTTTTAGGCAGCAATCTTTATTCTCTACTGAAAGATAAATATCAAATTAGGACTGTAGGGCTGACTTCTCGGGATAATTATACTATAAATTTAGTGTCGGATGTTCCTAAACTGAATATCAAGTACGATGTTGTGCTGCATGCTGCAGGTAAAGCGCATTCTATTCCTAAAACAGAAGAAGAGAAACAACTTTTTTTTGATGTAAATCTTCAGGGTACCAAGAATTTATGTACTGCTTTAGAGAATAGTGGTATTCCTAAAGCTTTCATTTTTATTAGTACCGTTGCCGTTTATGGCTGTGATTCGGGTGAGAATATCACGGAAGAGCATTCTTTAAATGGAACTACTCCTTATGCTTTGAGTAAGATTAAGGCTGAGAAATACTTGGAAGGGTGGTGTGCTATGCATAATGTAAAGTTAAGTATACTTCGTCCTTCATTGATTGCCGGACCTAATCCTCCTGGAAATTTAGGAGCGATGATTCGTGGGATTAGAAATGGTAAGTACTTAAGTATTGCCGGGGGAAAAGCCCGGAAAAGTGTTCTGATGGTTCAGGATATTGCAAATCTTCTTCCTATGTTAATAGAAAAGGGTGGGATATATAATGTTTGTGACAGTTACCAGCCGAGTTTTCGTGAACTGGAGATGGTGATATGTAAGCAATTGAATAAAAAAAGACCAATATCTATTCCTTATTGGTTGGCTAAAAGCATGGCTGTCATTGGAGATTGCCTGGGTGAAAAAGCTCCGATCAATTCATTGAAACTTCGTAAAATCACAAGCTCTTTGACCTTTAGTAATGAAAAGGCTGTACGGGAACTCAAGTGGAAGCCCATGAATGTGCTGGAGACTTTTCTTATAGAATAG
- a CDS encoding glycosyltransferase: MKILQIITLSELGGAQAVVINLANVLCRNHEIIVAAGDKNGKMWDLLNPEIKQEPIKTLRRELSFIYDLMTLFSLLKLYFKYKPDIIHLHSSKIGILGRIIFPKSKTVYTVHGFDSIRIAYRKYLYLEKLLKYKCKAIVTVSEYDRRNMYKEGLKLNVHLIRNGIEVNMSKLIFENLPFSSFKKKVLCIARVAKPKRLDIFIETAKLLPQYAFIWIGNTNEIESPLPNIFFMGNIPYAGIYNQLVDIFMLSSDFEGLPIVILEAMAYGKPIVASKVGGINEIVIDGKNGYVVNNIPDIFADKIKYILDDSDRCHDFGTYSRKFFNENLTVNKMVNKYVDIYMS; the protein is encoded by the coding sequence ATGAAAATTTTACAAATTATAACTCTTAGTGAATTAGGAGGTGCACAAGCTGTAGTTATTAATTTAGCAAATGTTTTATGTAGAAATCATGAAATAATTGTTGCTGCTGGCGATAAAAATGGAAAAATGTGGGATTTGCTTAATCCAGAAATAAAGCAAGAACCCATCAAAACTTTAAGGCGGGAGCTTTCTTTTATCTATGATTTGATGACTTTATTTTCTTTATTAAAATTATATTTTAAATATAAGCCGGATATTATTCATTTACATTCTTCTAAAATAGGAATTTTGGGGAGAATTATTTTCCCAAAATCAAAAACTGTTTATACTGTTCATGGATTTGATTCTATACGTATAGCTTATCGAAAATATTTGTATCTTGAAAAATTGTTGAAATACAAGTGTAAGGCAATAGTCACTGTAAGCGAATATGATAGAAGAAATATGTATAAAGAAGGTCTAAAATTAAATGTGCATCTTATTCGTAATGGTATAGAGGTAAATATGAGTAAGCTTATCTTTGAAAATTTACCTTTTTCTTCATTCAAGAAAAAGGTATTGTGTATAGCACGTGTTGCTAAACCTAAGCGATTGGATATATTTATTGAAACTGCAAAACTATTACCTCAATATGCCTTTATATGGATTGGTAATACTAATGAGATTGAATCTCCATTACCTAATATCTTTTTTATGGGGAATATTCCATATGCAGGAATATATAATCAGCTAGTGGATATATTTATGCTTTCTTCTGATTTCGAAGGTCTTCCTATTGTAATTTTAGAAGCAATGGCTTATGGAAAGCCAATTGTAGCGTCAAAAGTTGGGGGGATAAATGAAATAGTAATTGACGGTAAAAATGGTTATGTTGTGAATAATATTCCTGATATTTTTGCTGATAAAATTAAATATATATTAGACGATTCAGATAGATGCCATGATTTTGGAACTTATTCACGGAAATTTTTCAATGAAAATTTAACTGTTAATAAGATGGTAAATAAATATGTAGATATTTATATGTCGTAA
- a CDS encoding glycosyltransferase, whose translation MNILYIITGLGIGGAEKVTVDLANLMQDKGNNVAILYLYGDNQYTSLIYKSIFVKGLSMSKTPKSFYLSLIKAREILKKFRPDVVHAQMFHANIFARFLRFFYKIPLLICTEHSKNIESKIRMRLYQITDFLSDVNTNVSREATEYFISHHAFSDLKSFPMYNGIYLEKFEKSNESKLVLKNKIGLENNEFVFLNVGRLVQAKDQTSLLLAFSDFLKTYKLNAKLVIVGEGPLRDNLCNYINNLDIRENVILAGFHSNVSEYYNAADCFVLSSLWEGFGIVLAEAMSCGLPVITTDAGGCREVVEDSRFVISLQNPQEITLKMKEIFDMSLEERDMLGNMNSIRAKKFDINIIGEKWTQIYSLFSSDKKSRNENFTNYNS comes from the coding sequence ATGAATATATTGTATATAATTACAGGTCTTGGTATTGGAGGTGCAGAAAAAGTAACGGTTGATCTTGCTAATTTAATGCAAGATAAGGGTAATAATGTTGCTATACTTTATCTATATGGTGATAATCAATATACATCCCTTATATACAAATCTATATTTGTAAAGGGACTGTCTATGTCTAAAACACCAAAGAGCTTTTATTTGTCATTGATAAAAGCAAGGGAGATTTTGAAAAAGTTTCGGCCAGATGTTGTTCATGCACAAATGTTTCATGCTAATATTTTTGCTCGTTTTCTCCGTTTTTTTTATAAAATACCTCTTTTAATATGTACCGAACATAGTAAAAATATTGAGAGTAAGATAAGAATGAGACTTTATCAGATAACAGATTTTTTGTCTGATGTAAATACCAATGTATCAAGAGAAGCAACAGAATATTTTATTTCTCATCATGCCTTTTCTGATTTAAAATCATTTCCAATGTATAATGGAATATATTTGGAAAAATTTGAGAAAAGTAATGAGAGTAAACTTGTTTTGAAAAATAAAATTGGATTAGAAAATAATGAATTTGTTTTTTTAAATGTTGGAAGATTAGTACAGGCTAAAGATCAAACTTCATTGTTGTTGGCTTTTTCTGATTTTTTAAAAACATATAAATTGAATGCCAAATTGGTAATTGTTGGAGAGGGACCATTGAGAGATAACTTATGTAATTATATTAATAACTTGGATATTCGGGAAAATGTTATTCTTGCCGGATTTCATTCGAATGTTTCTGAATATTATAATGCGGCAGATTGCTTTGTACTATCCTCTCTTTGGGAAGGATTTGGTATAGTTCTAGCAGAAGCTATGAGTTGTGGACTTCCTGTTATAACTACTGATGCTGGAGGCTGCAGGGAAGTAGTAGAAGATTCTCGCTTTGTAATTTCTTTGCAAAATCCTCAAGAAATAACTTTAAAAATGAAAGAAATTTTTGATATGTCTTTGGAAGAAAGAGATATGTTGGGAAATATGAATAGTATACGGGCTAAGAAATTTGATATTAATATTATTGGAGAAAAATGGACTCAAATATATTCTCTTTTTTCTTCTGATAAAAAAAGTAGAAATGAAAATTTTACAAATTATAACTCTTAG
- a CDS encoding glycosyltransferase family 4 protein: MSKHICFFIGSISNGAGTERITISLANLFVKRGYRVSVVSLCQSDPPFFSVHREINTYCIFTKPCAFTLYFFQIVRRLYLYLKKERVDILINVDVILAIFSIPLKLFLSSIKIISWEHFNYKSNLGISRRDWGRKLSQKYANAIVTLTKQDRSFYLEKRYNRAIVYAIPNFLDSFPSRYANMNSKLVLAVGRYTYQKGFDILIEIWNEVKTYPIAKDWKLRIVGNGEDREKLIAQAKSLDLLSSIEFCTAQKDISNYYITSSIYVMTSRYEGLPMVLLEALSYGLPIVSYDCLTGPREIVSDNINGYIIPVDQKDFFIKKLIRLFESKDDRLDMQKKAIELSYQYSIDGAFNLWQELFSTLLNSK, from the coding sequence ATGAGTAAACATATTTGTTTTTTTATAGGCTCTATTTCTAATGGTGCCGGTACTGAGCGTATTACAATTTCCTTAGCTAATCTTTTTGTTAAAAGAGGGTATAGAGTTTCTGTCGTAAGTTTATGCCAATCAGACCCTCCTTTTTTTTCTGTGCATCGTGAAATCAATACCTATTGTATATTTACTAAGCCATGTGCTTTCACATTATACTTTTTTCAAATAGTTAGACGTTTATATCTTTATTTGAAGAAAGAGAGAGTGGATATATTAATTAATGTAGATGTTATCTTGGCTATATTTAGTATTCCACTAAAGCTTTTTTTATCGAGTATAAAGATCATTTCATGGGAACATTTTAATTATAAGTCAAATTTGGGAATTTCACGGCGTGATTGGGGACGTAAACTATCGCAAAAATATGCAAATGCTATCGTTACACTAACTAAGCAAGATCGCTCTTTTTATTTGGAAAAAAGGTATAATCGAGCAATAGTATATGCTATACCTAATTTTCTTGATTCGTTTCCCAGTAGATATGCTAATATGAATAGTAAGTTAGTGTTAGCTGTGGGAAGATATACTTACCAAAAAGGGTTTGATATTTTAATAGAAATATGGAATGAAGTTAAAACATATCCTATTGCAAAAGATTGGAAACTAAGAATTGTTGGTAATGGGGAAGATAGAGAAAAATTGATAGCACAAGCAAAGAGTCTGGATTTATTATCTTCTATAGAGTTTTGCACTGCTCAAAAAGACATATCTAATTATTATATAACTTCTTCTATTTATGTGATGACTTCACGTTATGAGGGACTTCCTATGGTTCTTTTGGAAGCTCTTTCTTATGGATTACCAATTGTGAGTTATGATTGTTTGACAGGACCTCGAGAAATTGTAAGCGATAATATTAATGGTTACATAATTCCAGTAGACCAAAAAGATTTTTTTATAAAGAAATTGATACGGTTATTTGAAAGTAAAGACGATAGGCTTGATATGCAAAAAAAAGCCATTGAACTTTCTTATCAATATTCAATAGATGGAGCTTTTAATCTTTGGCAAGAGTTATTTTCTACATTACTTAATTCTAAATGA